The Synchiropus splendidus isolate RoL2022-P1 chromosome 1, RoL_Sspl_1.0, whole genome shotgun sequence genome includes a window with the following:
- the LOC128758982 gene encoding cytochrome c oxidase assembly factor 7, translated as MAGLINFEDEKEVKQFLDNLGVEYSFQCYKEKDPEGCQRLADYLEGVKKNYESAAQVLKHNCDNNGHGESCYKLGSYHVTGKGGVAQCLKMAYSCFKLSCKVGGNKSIDACHNVGLLCHDGRALEGEPDLKAAEEHYEKACAGGFAPSCFNLSALYIKGNSKGLKPDMKAALHYANRACDLGHVWGCANASRMYKLGDGTEKDEKKAEELKNKAQELHGLLKERQLKFGE; from the exons ATGGCTGGACTAATAAACTTCGAGGATGAGAAGGAAGTGAAACAGTTTTTGGACAATCTTGGAGTGGAGTACAGCTTTCAATGCTACAAggagaaagacccagaag GGTGTCAGAGGTTGGCAGATTATCTCGAAGGTGTCAAGAAAAACTATGAGTCTGCAGCGCAGGTGCTGAAGCACAACTGTGACAACAACGGCCATGGAGAGAGCTGCTACAAATTAGGGTCATATCACGTCACAGGCAAAG GTGGCGTAGCTCAATGTCTGAAGATGGCTTACTCCTGCTTCAAGCTCTCCTGCAAAGTTGGAGGAAACAAATCTATCGATGCCTGCCATAATGTTGGCCTGCTATGCCATGACGGACGCGCCTTGGAAGGAGAACCTGACCTCAAGGCGGCCGAGGAGCACTATGAGAAGGCCTGTGCTGGTGGATTTGCTCCATCCTGCTTCAACCTCAGTGCTTTGTACATTAAGGGCAATTCCAAAGGTTTAAAACCAGACATGAAAGCGGCTCTGCATTATGCAAACAGGGCTTGTGACCTTGGACATGTGTGGGGCTGTGCAAATGCCAGTCGTATGTACAAACTTGGAGATGGCACAGAGAAAGACGAGAAGAAAGCCGAAGAACTAAAGAACAAAGCACAGGAACTGCACGGCCtattaaaagaaagacagctgAAATTTGGAGAGTGA
- the zyg11 gene encoding protein zyg-11 homolog produces the protein MACSFLTTDDSSPAPLIDLCLTYVSQHLESFCVKRPDGSACLREEVLFPQELADQLLAKMATEGLLNDSSVGVFRNCEYLRLRRACIRTARISAEAFQKALCSHRLLELDAARVNADLTIPDILQGLATNKYCQESLQRLVLTGLTMSSLEEPIRHSFSSLQGLRSLSLANVDFYDCGLVDLCSLPRLESLDLSNTSVTNLSPLLGLKERLRSLTLHQMKRLEMSTAQLLAVIGQLNVLQHLDISDDKQFTSDIARQLLGQPGILPALVSLDVSGRKQVTDAAVKAFVEERPGMTFVGLLATDAGFSDFLSGEGNLKVTGEANEKQICEALLRYSEREGFVREALFHLFSLTHVMEKPRPDILKLVVLAMKNHPATLNVQLAASACVFNLTKQDLALMMPVRLLSTVTQLLLEAMRTFPNHQQLQKNCLLSLCSDRILQGIPFNRFEAAKLVMQWLCNHEDQNMQRMAVAIISILAAKLSTEQTAQLGAELFIVKQLLHIVRQKATQGVVDATLKFTLSALWNLTDESPTTCRHFIENQGLDLFIKVLESFPNESSIQQKVLGLLNNIAEVGELHGELMVQSFLDHISSLLHSPEVEVSYFAAGILAHLTSRGEQAWTLSADLRSSLLEQLHDVIMKWPAPEFEMVAYRSFNPFFPLLECFHTPGVQLWAAWAMQHVCSKNASRYCSMLLEEGGLQQLECVHTNPQTHRDVKLLAESILDSLQRHRVRTGQPAQAPAVRRPPPQ, from the exons ATGGCCTGCAGTTTCCTCACGACG GATGattcttctcctgcgcctctcATAGACTTGTGCTTGACCTATGTCAGTCAACACCTGGAAAGTTTCTGTGTCAAGCGTCCTGATGGGTCTGCATGCTTAAGGGAGGAGGTTCTCTTCCCGCAGGAACTGGCTGACCAGCTGCTGGCCAAGATGGCTACGGAAG GTCTGTTGAATGACAGCAGCGTCGGTGTGTTTCGGAACTGTGAATACCTGCGGCTGAGACGAGCATGCATCCGTACGGCCCGCATTTCTGCAGAGGCTTTTCAGAAAGCCTTATGTTCTCATAGGTTGCTGGAACTGGATGCAGCCAGGGTCAACGCAGACCTCACTATTCCTGACATCCTTCAAGGATTGGCCACAAATAAATACTGTCAG GAATCCTTGCAGCGGCTTGTGTTGACTGGTCTCACAATGTCCTCACTTGAAGAACCGATCCGTCACAGCTTCAGCTCCTTGCAGGGTCTGCGCTCGCTCTCCCTGGCCAATGTTGACTTCTACGACTGTGGGCTGGTCGATTTGTGTTCACTCCCTCGGCTGGAGAGCCTCGATCTCTCCAACACCTCCGTCACAAACCTGAGTCCTCTGTTGGGCCTCAAGGAAAGGCTGCGCTCACTCACGTTACACCAGATGAAGAGACTGGAGATGAGCACTGCTCAGTTGTTGGCAGTCATTGGCCAGTTGAATGTTTTGCAG CATCTGGACATCAGCGATGATAAACAGTTCACATCGGATATTGCTCGTCAACTGCTTGGGCAGCCGGGAATTCTACCTGCTCTTGTCTCCCTGGATGTATCGGGAAGGAAACAG GTGACTGATGCTGCTGTCAAAGCCTTTGTGGAGGAAAGACCGGGGATGACATTTGTTGGACTTCTGGCAACAGATGCTGGATTCTCAGACTTCTTGTCAGGGGAAGGAAACCTGAAA GTAACAGGAGAAGCTAACGAAAAGCAGATTTGTGAGGCTCTACTGCGCTACAGTGAAAGAGAAGGTTTTGTGAGGGAAGCTCTGTTTCATCTCTTCAGCCTCACACATGTCATGGAGAAACCTCGACCTGATATTCTCAAG TTGGTAGTTTTAGCCATGAAGAACCATCCAGCCACTTTGAACGTCCAGCTGGCTGCCAGTGCTTGTGTGTTCAACCTGACCAAGCAGGACTTGGCTTTAATGATGCCAGTGAGACTGTTGAGCACCGTGACTCAGCTTCTTCTGGAGGCCATGAGAACGTTCCCCAACCATCAGCAG ctCCAGAAGAATTGTTTATTGTCTCTGTGCAGTGATCGGATTTTACAGGGAATTCCTTTCAACAG GTTTGAAGCTGCCAAACTTGTGATGCAATGGCTTTGCAACCATGAAGACCAAAACATGCAGAGGATGGCCGTGGCGATCATTTCCATACTGGCAGCTAAG CTCTCTACGGAGCAAACAGCTCAGCTGGGAGCGGAGTTGTTCATAGTGAAG cAACTGCTTCACATTGTGAGACAGAAGGCCACACAGGGTGTGGTGGACGCCACCCTAAAATTTACACTCAGCGCACTATGGAATCTCACGGACGAATCACCAACAACCTGCCGCCATTTTATTGAGAACCAGGGTTTAGATTTGTTCATTAAAGTCTTGGAG TCCTTCCCCAATGAGTCCTCCATACAGCAGAAAGTTCTGGGTCTACTG AACAACATAGCGGAGGTGGGAGAACTGCATGGGGAGTTAATGGTTCAAAGCTTCCTGGACCACATCAGCAGTCTGCTGCACAGTCCAGAGGTGGAGGTCAGCTACTTTGCTGCTGGTATCCTCGCACACTTGACGTCACGAGGAGAGCAGGCCTGGACGCTGAGCGCTGACCTTCGCTCATCGCTGCTGGAACAACTG catgatgtcatcatgaagTGGCCTGCACCAGAGTTTGAAATGGTTGCCTACAG GTCTTTTAATCCCTTCTTCCCCTTGCTGGAATGTTTCCACACCCCTGGTGTCCAGCTGTGGGCGGCGTGGGCCATGCAGCATGTTTGCAGCAAGAATG CCTCCCGCTACTGCAGCATGTTGTTGGAGGAAGGtgggctgcagcagctggagtgcgTCCACACAAACCCTCAAACCCACCGAGATGTCAAACTGTTGGCAGAGAGCATTCTGGACAGCCTACAGCGCCACAGAGTGCGCACCGGTCAGCCTGCACAAGCACCTGCGGTCCGTCGCCCACCGCCTCAGTGA